The segment CACAAAGAGGACGGCCGCCGCGCCCGCCCAGCTGCGCGGGCGCGCCAGCAGGCGCTGGGCGCGCTCACGCGCACGGGCCATCACGGCCGGCGGCATGAGCTTGAGCACCAGCCACAGGCCCAGGGGCACGAGCAGCAGATCGTCCAGCCAGCCCAGCACCGGGATGAAGTCGGGGATCAGGTCGATGGGGCTGAGCGCATAGGCCGCCACCAGCAGGGCCAGCAGGCGCGGCGTCCAGGGCGCGGCCGGGTCGCGCGCCGCGAAATAGACGCTCAGGATCTCGCCCTTGAGCACCAGGGCCCAGCTGCGCCACCAACCACGTGCTTTTGCCATGGGCGGATTGTGCCGGCCCGCCGATGACGAGCCCCTGCGGGCTCAGTCGCCGAAGACGATCTTGTCGCGCCGCGCGCTCCACTCCTCGAAGTGCGGGCCGTAGATCTCTTCCACCCGGTTGCGCTTGACCTTGAAGGTGGGGGTGATGAAGCCGTTGTCCACGGTCCAGGGGGTCTTGAGCACCACCAGGCAGTCGAGCTGCTCATGCGGGTCCAGGCGGGCGTTCACATCGTCCAGATGCTGGCCCAGCTGGGCCAGGAGCTGTTCGCGGTCGGCCTGGCTGCCACTGCGCTGGGCGGCGTCGGGCGAGAGCATCACGATGCCCAGGGGCTGGCCCAGATTGGCGCCGGCCACCATGCAGGCCTCCACCGCGGGGTGCATGACCAGGCGGTCCTCGATGGGCGCGGGCGCCACGTACTTGCCCTTGCTGGTCTTGAACAGATCCTTGACCCGGCCGGTGATGCGCAGGCAGCCATCGGCGCGCAGCTCGCCCTTGTCGCCGGTGCGCAGCCAGCCGTCCTCGGTGAAGGCCTCGCGGCTCAGGCCCGGCTCCTTGTAGTAGCCCAGCATCAGGGCGGGGCTGCGCATCTGCAGCTCGCCATTGGCCGGGTCCAGACGGGTCTCCACGCCCTCATAGGCCGGGCCCACCGTGCCCTGCTGGTTCTTGCCCGGCTCGGTGATGTGGGAGACGGCCAGGTTCTCCGTCATGCCATAGCCCTCGTTGATGGAC is part of the Shinella sp. XGS7 genome and harbors:
- a CDS encoding YkvA family protein, whose protein sequence is MAKARGWWRSWALVLKGEILSVYFAARDPAAPWTPRLLALLVAAYALSPIDLIPDFIPVLGWLDDLLLVPLGLWLVLKLMPPAVMARARERAQRLLARPRSWAGAAAVLFVWVLAGALLLAWLLRHWGGGAA